A region of Photobacterium sanguinicancri DNA encodes the following proteins:
- a CDS encoding acetyl-CoA hydrolase/transferase C-terminal domain-containing protein: protein MSVLELVETHPAHLTPLMAGAHDSLSKSPAIVFDHHDDLVDQVIAKVGKKIILGLPLAIGKPISFVNAIYQRAKKDPSISLTIETGITLEKPTGKSFLEKQFLGPFVEREFADVPDIEYMQDIRSGNLPDNVTVCEFFFKAGSCLYSKQQLNYTSTNYTHAVRDLIDKGVNVIAQLLASRICDGVTTYSLCSNSDLGLDLIPELDKLKAEGKAIAVVGEVNTNMPFMYNHAEVPASEFDFVLDANSKPQHHDYAIFAAPNTPISPEDHLIGLYSSTLVKDNGTLQVGIGSLSSALTYSTLLRHQHNDDYLKILKRLQIKERFPVTQLVGDTAPFNHGLYGCSELMVDGFLHLYDAGILKRQVFEDINLQHLLNNQKMTTKVSTDTLLTLCEHQLISEYLTESDVSYLIKLGVFKENVVYRNGVLHINGQKTPANLHDAQCLREITQFCLNNELKGGTVMHGAFFIGPQEFYQGLRDLTEEEHKHFCMTSVNYVNDLYDHMLGSQQLKQVQRQHARFINSGMMVTLDGSVVSDALANGQVVSGVGGQYNFVAQSHQLPGARSIIKIRSTCVRDGKLQSNILFNYGHTTIPRQLRDIVVTEYGIADLRGKPDHVVYTELIKIADSRFQPDLLKQAKAAGKVAKDYEIPAAFSNNTSESIHAFLAPYADRNWFTPFPFGCSFTDEELKLVKALKKLKKQVSTPKGKIKAITQALTIRKATEEQQKLLKRMHLDDPKNLEQRMTQKLLINALR, encoded by the coding sequence ATGTCTGTACTTGAACTTGTTGAAACGCATCCTGCTCATCTAACTCCGCTCATGGCTGGCGCTCATGACTCTCTATCTAAATCACCAGCTATCGTATTCGATCACCATGATGATCTTGTAGATCAAGTCATCGCTAAGGTCGGTAAAAAGATCATCTTAGGCCTCCCACTTGCTATCGGTAAGCCCATATCTTTTGTTAACGCTATCTATCAACGCGCGAAAAAAGATCCTTCGATCTCGCTGACTATAGAAACTGGCATCACGCTTGAGAAGCCAACAGGAAAGTCATTCCTTGAGAAACAATTTCTTGGTCCTTTTGTTGAGCGAGAATTTGCTGATGTACCTGATATTGAGTACATGCAAGATATCCGAAGTGGCAATTTGCCTGATAATGTCACTGTCTGTGAGTTTTTCTTTAAAGCAGGAAGCTGCTTATATTCTAAACAGCAGTTAAATTACACCAGCACAAACTACACCCATGCTGTGCGCGATCTTATTGATAAAGGTGTAAATGTTATCGCTCAACTGCTGGCATCCAGAATATGTGACGGTGTAACAACATACAGTTTGTGCAGTAATTCAGATTTAGGCTTAGATTTAATACCCGAACTAGATAAGTTAAAAGCGGAAGGAAAAGCGATAGCTGTGGTGGGTGAAGTCAATACTAACATGCCGTTCATGTACAACCATGCTGAAGTTCCTGCCAGCGAGTTCGATTTTGTTTTAGATGCCAATAGCAAACCTCAGCACCATGACTATGCAATATTTGCCGCACCAAACACCCCTATCTCGCCAGAAGATCATTTGATTGGCTTATATTCCAGTACGTTAGTAAAAGACAATGGTACTCTTCAAGTTGGCATTGGTTCATTAAGTAGCGCCTTAACTTATAGCACGCTGTTACGTCACCAACATAACGATGACTACCTAAAAATCCTTAAGCGACTTCAAATCAAAGAAAGGTTCCCTGTCACACAACTGGTAGGTGATACAGCACCTTTTAATCATGGTTTATACGGTTGTAGTGAACTCATGGTCGATGGATTTTTACACCTCTACGATGCCGGTATCTTGAAGCGCCAAGTATTTGAAGACATCAATCTACAGCACTTATTAAATAACCAAAAAATGACAACTAAGGTTTCTACTGACACCTTACTGACGCTATGTGAACATCAACTTATCTCTGAATATTTAACAGAGTCTGATGTCAGTTACTTAATTAAACTAGGCGTATTTAAAGAGAATGTTGTTTATAGAAACGGCGTACTACATATAAATGGCCAAAAAACACCGGCCAACTTACACGACGCTCAGTGCCTACGAGAAATCACTCAGTTCTGCTTAAACAATGAGCTTAAAGGCGGAACGGTTATGCATGGTGCATTCTTCATTGGCCCTCAAGAATTTTATCAGGGACTACGTGATTTAACCGAAGAAGAACATAAGCACTTCTGCATGACGAGTGTGAACTACGTTAATGATCTTTATGATCATATGCTAGGCAGCCAACAGCTTAAGCAGGTACAGCGTCAACATGCTCGCTTTATTAACTCAGGGATGATGGTAACGTTAGATGGTTCCGTTGTATCTGATGCACTAGCCAACGGCCAAGTTGTTAGTGGAGTGGGTGGTCAATACAACTTTGTCGCGCAATCACACCAACTTCCCGGCGCACGTTCTATTATCAAAATTCGTAGTACTTGTGTCCGTGACGGTAAATTACAGTCCAACATTCTTTTCAATTATGGACACACCACAATCCCTCGCCAGCTTCGTGATATCGTTGTAACTGAATACGGCATTGCGGATTTACGTGGTAAGCCTGACCATGTTGTATACACAGAGCTAATCAAAATTGCGGATTCTCGCTTCCAGCCAGATTTACTTAAGCAAGCTAAAGCCGCAGGGAAAGTTGCCAAGGATTATGAAATTCCAGCAGCCTTTAGCAATAATACGTCAGAATCTATCCATGCATTCTTAGCACCTTATGCTGATCGCAATTGGTTCACCCCTTTCCCGTTCGGCTGTAGTTTTACAGATGAAGAGCTAAAACTTGTCAAAGCACTTAAAAAGCTAAAAAAACAAGTCAGTACACCGAAAGGGAAAATAAAAGCTATAACTCAAGCACTTACAATAAGAAAGGCGACAGAAGAACAACAGAAATTGTTAAAACGAATGCACCTTGATGATCCCAAAAACTTAGAGCAACGTATGACCCAGAAGCTACTTATTAATGCGTTGAGATAA
- a CDS encoding wax ester/triacylglycerol synthase family O-acyltransferase, producing the protein MPSLSLLDFSFVAFESAKTPLHVSGLIILEPPKEDAANFAQNVYASFLQKPDACQPFNWKLNWSMTGKPRWDVLPKINIEDHIHFTMLPAPGCDAQLQKVAGRIHGQVLDRAKPLWEVWVIDGLEGNRVALMMKMHHSVVDGIRASKLFTSSCSPDIDESFNGPLWQHDLRKTSSQRKQESHLTDMVMKTVTQASKQISLLPSMFRLGTKLAMKAVNLGHSDLTLPFSAPKTPFNASPQRNRALSLGDFSIKQIKHLRAITGASMNDVLYTVSDIALNRYLNDRALPLRKPLVAMMPINLRNKDEKNAGHGNKMTIGNVELGRPNLTPLQRLEAIQTATNDLKREALAISPDAYINYSLLINGISLITGKLGVNNYVPTTTNLLISNVPGAKEQLYFMGAKVLQQYPVSVLMPGQTLNITFFSNGDTMYYSLVACNQSLPGFEVIADYMQEAFEELQREILEAACFEVGERVDKPTKEELAVEVAVSAAQQALTPEDDGFERLWQEKQDKVAELEKQLAMLTSKLSSQIEIDPTLEAVNQELDDELLTTAKTGEESRVAEV; encoded by the coding sequence ATGCCGAGCTTATCGCTGTTGGATTTTAGTTTTGTGGCCTTCGAGTCAGCGAAAACGCCTCTGCATGTTTCAGGGCTGATTATTCTAGAGCCGCCGAAAGAGGATGCGGCAAATTTTGCGCAAAATGTTTATGCGAGCTTTTTGCAAAAGCCAGATGCGTGCCAGCCTTTTAACTGGAAGCTGAATTGGAGCATGACAGGTAAACCCCGTTGGGATGTATTACCTAAGATTAACATTGAAGATCATATCCACTTTACTATGTTGCCCGCTCCAGGTTGTGATGCGCAGTTACAAAAAGTAGCAGGTCGTATTCACGGTCAGGTTCTTGATCGCGCAAAACCGTTATGGGAAGTGTGGGTTATTGATGGGCTGGAAGGTAATCGTGTTGCTTTAATGATGAAAATGCATCATTCGGTTGTAGACGGCATTCGTGCTAGTAAGTTATTCACCTCTAGTTGTTCACCAGATATAGATGAGTCTTTCAATGGCCCATTATGGCAACATGACTTACGCAAAACATCTTCTCAGCGTAAGCAGGAAAGCCATCTCACTGACATGGTGATGAAAACAGTTACACAAGCATCAAAACAAATTTCTTTGCTACCATCTATGTTCCGTCTTGGTACTAAGCTTGCGATGAAAGCGGTTAATTTAGGGCATAGTGATTTAACCTTGCCTTTCTCTGCGCCGAAAACACCGTTTAATGCTAGCCCGCAGCGTAATAGAGCACTTAGCTTGGGGGACTTCTCCATCAAGCAAATTAAACATTTACGTGCCATAACTGGTGCATCAATGAATGACGTGCTTTATACCGTTTCAGATATTGCACTGAACCGTTATTTGAACGATAGGGCGCTGCCATTGCGTAAACCACTAGTCGCAATGATGCCGATTAATTTACGTAATAAAGACGAAAAGAATGCTGGGCATGGCAATAAAATGACCATTGGTAATGTGGAATTAGGCCGCCCGAATCTTACGCCATTACAGCGCTTAGAAGCGATTCAAACCGCCACCAATGATCTAAAACGTGAGGCCTTAGCAATATCGCCAGATGCTTACATCAATTACTCTTTACTGATCAATGGGATTTCCCTGATAACGGGTAAGTTAGGGGTGAATAACTATGTTCCAACGACAACTAACCTACTGATTTCAAATGTTCCTGGCGCTAAAGAACAGCTGTATTTCATGGGTGCGAAAGTGCTGCAACAATACCCAGTTTCTGTTTTAATGCCAGGACAAACGCTTAATATTACCTTCTTCAGTAATGGCGATACTATGTATTACTCCTTGGTTGCTTGTAACCAATCCTTGCCGGGATTTGAAGTGATTGCAGATTACATGCAAGAAGCGTTTGAAGAACTGCAACGAGAGATCTTAGAAGCGGCTTGTTTTGAAGTTGGTGAACGAGTTGATAAACCAACTAAAGAAGAGTTGGCTGTTGAAGTGGCAGTGTCTGCGGCACAACAAGCATTAACACCAGAAGACGATGGCTTTGAGCGACTATGGCAAGAAAAGCAGGATAAAGTTGCTGAGTTGGAAAAGCAGCTGGCAATGCTAACGTCTAAGTTATCTTCTCAAATTGAGATAGATCCAACCCTTGAAGCTGTTAATCAGGAATTAGACGACGAATTGCTAACAACTGCCAAAACGGGTGAAGAATCACGTGTCGCGGAAGTGTAG
- a CDS encoding histidine phosphatase family protein, protein MSSTNLHGLLNPNEASVTLILIRHGQTEWNLANKLQGWRDSPLTTQGRKTLLRTAVNNRLCHLYKPDVVYTSDLGRAMASARIICNKSGGYIVPDQRLRERRFGILEGKRKNECNDGFLLIQHWLAYQKRYEKRLDACHTIAAELLAESEPMFEHRVVGFLRTLARRHAGKTVYVVSHGEWIRCANNILHGRTSWSCGEGIPMNTEMNIFELKASHVI, encoded by the coding sequence ATGAGTTCAACAAATCTGCATGGGCTTTTAAATCCAAATGAAGCTAGCGTTACACTTATTTTGATTCGTCATGGTCAAACAGAATGGAATCTGGCGAATAAACTTCAAGGCTGGCGCGATAGTCCGTTAACCACTCAAGGACGGAAAACCCTCTTGCGTACAGCGGTGAATAACCGATTGTGTCATTTATACAAACCTGATGTGGTGTACACGAGTGACTTAGGGCGAGCGATGGCTTCTGCACGCATTATTTGTAATAAAAGTGGTGGATATATCGTGCCAGATCAACGTTTACGGGAAAGAAGGTTTGGTATTCTCGAGGGTAAGCGAAAAAATGAATGTAATGACGGTTTCTTACTTATTCAACACTGGTTAGCGTATCAAAAACGCTATGAAAAACGATTGGATGCGTGTCATACAATAGCAGCAGAGCTATTGGCAGAAAGTGAGCCGATGTTTGAACACCGAGTTGTGGGATTTTTGCGTACTTTAGCAAGACGACACGCAGGAAAAACGGTTTACGTGGTTAGCCACGGCGAGTGGATTCGATGCGCAAACAATATTCTGCATGGTCGAACATCGTGGTCATGCGGAGAAGGTATTCCGATGAACACTGAAATGAATATTTTTGAGCTAAAGGCATCACACGTAATTTAA
- a CDS encoding YeeE/YedE family protein, whose protein sequence is MSEFPWDALRGGMLLGLSAALLLVMNGRIAGISGILSGLLKPQKGEFGWRVTFIIGMVVASLIAPMLGFELPLDLPVASIPMVVLAGLLVGIGTKLGNGCTSGHGICGMGRLSKRSIIATCVFMGSAIATTFIRLHL, encoded by the coding sequence ATGAGCGAGTTTCCATGGGATGCACTAAGAGGCGGAATGTTACTAGGGTTATCTGCTGCGTTATTATTGGTAATGAATGGTCGTATTGCAGGTATCAGCGGAATTCTATCGGGCTTACTAAAACCTCAGAAAGGGGAGTTTGGTTGGAGAGTCACTTTTATTATCGGCATGGTCGTTGCGAGCTTAATCGCGCCGATGCTGGGGTTTGAATTACCACTCGACTTACCTGTTGCATCAATCCCTATGGTCGTTCTAGCTGGTTTGCTGGTGGGCATAGGCACCAAGCTCGGGAATGGTTGTACGAGTGGGCATGGTATTTGCGGAATGGGCCGTTTGTCTAAACGTTCCATTATTGCCACTTGTGTATTTATGGGGAGTGCGATCGCCACAACCTTCATTCGTCTTCATCTATAA
- a CDS encoding amino acid permease encodes MNLKIMGSALIIAGTALGAGMLAIPMVLAQFGLLWGTLLMLIIWSGTTYAALLLLEASIKAGGGLSMNTIARKTLGKGGQVVTNGLLYALLVCLLMAYIIGAGDLVKKMAASAGLELTMLQTQVAFTLIAGVVVAAGTAVVDKLNRVLFGMMLVVLVMTLFSLVPSISMENLLTVTSDSKVDLIKTSSVLFTSFGFMVVIPSLVTYNEGASQKQLRNMVVIGSIIPLFCYLLWLYAAVGNLTSEQLVHFANVSELIAALGTKYSSIHTILSVFTGLALLTSFLGVAMSLYHQNEDAFKQNRVVTYVLTFIFPLIGALLAADQFLAVLGYAGIILVFLAIFVPMAMTVKVRQQDNDQIQLQAAQTAEGMLYQASGGNIALGLSFLFGCFLLMAQVI; translated from the coding sequence GTGAATTTAAAAATTATGGGCAGTGCATTGATCATTGCCGGTACTGCACTTGGCGCAGGTATGCTCGCTATCCCTATGGTATTAGCACAATTCGGCCTGCTTTGGGGCACATTGCTGATGCTCATCATTTGGTCGGGCACGACTTACGCGGCACTGCTTTTGCTGGAAGCCAGTATTAAAGCGGGTGGCGGTTTAAGTATGAATACCATCGCGCGTAAAACACTGGGTAAAGGCGGACAAGTTGTTACAAATGGCTTGTTGTATGCGTTATTGGTTTGCCTATTAATGGCTTACATCATAGGTGCCGGTGACTTAGTGAAGAAAATGGCGGCAAGCGCAGGCCTCGAATTGACGATGCTACAAACACAAGTCGCATTTACGTTAATCGCTGGTGTTGTGGTTGCTGCGGGTACCGCAGTGGTCGATAAGCTCAACCGTGTATTATTTGGCATGATGCTAGTTGTACTTGTGATGACCTTGTTCTCGCTGGTGCCGTCTATTTCTATGGAAAACCTATTAACAGTCACTAGCGACAGTAAAGTGGATTTGATCAAAACAAGTTCAGTGCTATTCACTAGCTTTGGTTTTATGGTCGTTATTCCATCATTAGTGACTTATAACGAAGGTGCATCGCAAAAGCAGCTGCGCAATATGGTGGTAATAGGCTCGATTATTCCACTATTTTGTTACCTACTTTGGTTATATGCGGCAGTGGGTAACCTTACCTCTGAACAACTGGTGCATTTTGCTAATGTGTCAGAGCTTATTGCAGCATTAGGTACTAAATACAGTAGTATTCATACGATTCTATCTGTGTTTACAGGGCTTGCGCTTTTAACATCATTCCTTGGCGTGGCGATGTCGCTATACCATCAAAATGAAGATGCGTTTAAGCAAAACCGTGTTGTGACTTATGTTTTGACATTCATATTCCCACTTATTGGTGCCTTGCTTGCTGCCGATCAGTTCCTTGCAGTGCTAGGTTATGCCGGCATTATTTTGGTGTTCTTGGCGATTTTTGTACCAATGGCTATGACAGTGAAAGTGCGTCAGCAAGATAACGATCAAATACAGTTACAAGCGGCTCAAACGGCTGAGGGTATGTTATACCAAGCATCTGGCGGTAATATTGCGCTTGGCCTTAGCTTCTTGTTTGGGTGCTTCTTATTGATGGCTCAAGTGATCTAA
- a CDS encoding FAD-dependent oxidoreductase, giving the protein MTKIVIIGGVAGGASAAARARRLSEDAEIIMFERGEFVSFANCGLPYHIGGDIQDRSKLLLQTPASFLARFNVDVRVMNEVISINRDEKTVTVKNLLENSEYTESYDFLLLSPGAGPIVPPIPGVKNPLTHSLRNIPDMDRILQTIEANNVEHATVVGGGFIGLEMMEAFHQRGIKTTLLELADQVMTPVDKEMAGFAHNEIRAHGVDLRLGVALTGVEYLPEPHIASIEAGENTQHQHINGHLTLSLSNGESLNTDLLIMAIGVRPETALATDAGLKIGELGGIWTTPNLQTSDPAIYAVGDAIEETDFVTGEQTMVPLAGPANRQGRMAADNMMGRNESYQGTQGTAICKIFDLAIASTGKNEKQLKRDGVNYEKVFVHTASHASYYPGAEIVSFKMLFDPKTGKIFGAQAAGKDGVDKRIDIMAVAQRAGMTVEQLQHLELTYAPPYGSAKDVINQAAFVANNIIKGDATPIHFNEIDQLTDNQVLLDVRNPAELENGYIAGALNIPVDQLRQRMNELPKDKEIIIYCQVGLRGNVAYRQLVNNGFKARNLIGGYRTYITAKQ; this is encoded by the coding sequence ATGACTAAGATTGTGATTATCGGCGGTGTCGCAGGTGGTGCCTCGGCGGCGGCTCGCGCTCGTCGACTAAGCGAAGACGCTGAAATCATCATGTTTGAACGTGGTGAATTTGTTTCTTTCGCCAATTGTGGTCTGCCATACCATATTGGTGGTGATATCCAAGATCGCAGTAAACTCCTCCTCCAGACCCCCGCTAGCTTCCTTGCACGCTTCAATGTTGATGTTCGTGTAATGAATGAAGTCATCAGTATCAATCGTGATGAAAAAACAGTAACAGTCAAAAACCTACTCGAAAATAGCGAGTACACCGAAAGCTATGACTTCCTTTTGTTAAGTCCTGGCGCGGGTCCTATTGTCCCGCCTATTCCCGGTGTAAAAAACCCGCTCACCCATAGTCTTCGTAATATCCCAGACATGGATCGAATTCTTCAAACCATCGAAGCAAATAACGTTGAGCATGCAACGGTTGTTGGAGGCGGTTTTATTGGCCTAGAGATGATGGAAGCCTTCCACCAGCGCGGTATTAAAACCACGCTACTTGAACTCGCCGATCAAGTGATGACACCCGTCGATAAAGAAATGGCAGGTTTCGCCCATAACGAAATTCGTGCTCATGGCGTCGATCTACGTTTAGGTGTTGCCTTAACTGGCGTCGAGTATCTACCTGAGCCTCATATCGCCAGTATCGAAGCAGGTGAAAATACCCAACATCAGCACATTAACGGTCACCTCACCCTCTCTTTGAGCAATGGGGAGTCGTTAAATACTGATCTACTGATTATGGCGATAGGTGTTCGCCCTGAAACTGCATTAGCAACAGATGCAGGGCTTAAAATTGGTGAACTTGGTGGTATTTGGACAACGCCTAACCTACAAACAAGTGACCCTGCTATTTATGCCGTGGGTGATGCCATTGAAGAAACTGACTTTGTGACTGGCGAGCAAACCATGGTGCCACTGGCAGGTCCAGCGAACCGTCAAGGTCGTATGGCTGCCGATAATATGATGGGCAGAAACGAAAGCTATCAAGGCACACAAGGTACTGCGATTTGTAAGATTTTTGATTTAGCCATTGCTTCAACGGGTAAAAATGAAAAACAACTTAAACGCGATGGCGTAAATTACGAAAAAGTGTTTGTTCATACTGCCAGCCATGCAAGCTACTACCCCGGCGCTGAAATAGTGTCTTTCAAAATGCTATTTGACCCGAAAACAGGCAAGATCTTTGGTGCACAAGCGGCAGGTAAAGACGGCGTCGATAAACGCATCGACATCATGGCTGTTGCGCAGCGTGCAGGAATGACAGTCGAACAACTTCAGCATTTAGAACTCACCTATGCACCACCTTATGGCAGTGCAAAAGATGTGATTAACCAAGCTGCATTTGTTGCCAATAACATCATTAAAGGGGATGCCACACCTATCCACTTTAACGAAATAGACCAGTTAACGGATAACCAAGTGCTACTGGATGTTCGCAACCCTGCTGAGCTGGAAAATGGCTATATTGCTGGCGCACTGAATATTCCGGTAGATCAACTTCGCCAACGCATGAATGAGCTACCAAAAGACAAAGAAATCATAATTTATTGTCAGGTCGGTTTACGCGGTAATGTGGCCTATCGTCAGCTCGTCAATAATGGCTTTAAAGCTCGAAACTTGATTGGTGGCTACCGTACTTATATCACTGCCAAGCAATAA
- a CDS encoding DUF6691 family protein produces the protein MLIQTIVSSVMFTRLMTLTSGVLFGLGMMISGMVDPVNVIGFLDIAGDWNPSLMFVMGGALLVFMPIYFLVIRHLDKPVCDSEFKVTKNNSVDPKLLTGAALFGIGWGIAGVCPGPAVTSLSGGNIAIIAFTLSMLIGFFIVGKIESRQ, from the coding sequence ATGTTGATTCAAACGATAGTTTCAAGCGTGATGTTTACGCGGCTCATGACATTGACCTCTGGTGTGCTTTTTGGTTTAGGCATGATGATCTCGGGTATGGTTGATCCTGTTAATGTTATCGGATTCTTAGATATAGCTGGCGATTGGAACCCAAGCCTGATGTTTGTCATGGGTGGCGCGCTTCTGGTTTTTATGCCGATCTATTTCTTGGTTATTCGTCACTTAGATAAACCTGTTTGTGACAGCGAGTTTAAGGTGACAAAAAATAACTCAGTGGATCCTAAGTTATTGACGGGTGCTGCACTTTTTGGGATTGGCTGGGGGATTGCGGGTGTTTGTCCTGGTCCTGCTGTAACGTCCTTGAGTGGCGGTAATATTGCAATAATCGCTTTTACGCTGAGTATGCTGATTGGTTTCTTTATTGTAGGAAAGATTGAATCACGACAGTAG
- a CDS encoding transglutaminase-like domain-containing protein, which produces MDMYLKPTEYFDYQNKYIQEFAANTEGTSLTEKAVSIYYLVRDSIKYNPYTLKDGVASLKASYCLENHQAYCIPKSALMIALCRYHGIPARLGLADVINHLSSPKLIEWLKTDYFAMHGYVEVYLEGKWVKATPVFDQELCTKFGVKPLDFNGKSDSILQANTTDGKKHMEYVKQHGTFEDMPVALILQTVQEVYPHLLHEFTTMFNPASNHREETAEWNPNQD; this is translated from the coding sequence ATGGATATGTACTTAAAGCCAACTGAATACTTTGACTACCAGAATAAATACATTCAAGAATTTGCCGCGAATACTGAAGGGACGAGCCTCACAGAGAAAGCAGTAAGCATCTATTACCTTGTTCGCGATAGCATTAAGTACAACCCCTACACACTGAAAGACGGTGTCGCCAGCTTGAAAGCCAGCTACTGCTTAGAAAATCATCAAGCTTACTGTATCCCTAAATCAGCTTTAATGATCGCGTTATGCCGTTACCATGGCATTCCAGCAAGACTTGGGCTCGCCGATGTGATTAATCACCTTTCCAGCCCTAAACTCATTGAATGGTTAAAGACAGATTATTTTGCGATGCATGGCTATGTCGAAGTGTATTTAGAGGGTAAATGGGTAAAAGCAACACCCGTTTTTGATCAAGAATTATGTACTAAATTTGGCGTAAAACCGCTCGATTTTAATGGCAAATCTGACTCGATCTTACAGGCAAACACCACTGACGGTAAAAAACACATGGAGTACGTTAAACAGCATGGAACGTTTGAAGATATGCCCGTGGCTTTAATTTTGCAAACAGTGCAAGAAGTCTACCCTCATCTACTTCATGAGTTTACAACAATGTTTAACCCCGCTTCGAATCACAGAGAAGAAACGGCCGAATGGAACCCAAATCAAGATTAA
- a CDS encoding LPP20 family lipoprotein, with protein sequence MNKVLLKLMVALGVVTMVGCSSIETAEDIQKADCYFPDMPSKEAPKWVCEVTPQGYEIIGVGYAKKSVAGSGIMREIALNNAQQRLASQMENNIKSKFDAVTRQSSTTTKTVSDEHVSEMVEITINNVVSTVIRDARVMTTLTSPTGGMYTLVAMTNDAYQSNMAAAIEKARNDQVWSKLDSEEAQEAMKQALASLEG encoded by the coding sequence ATGAATAAAGTTTTGTTAAAGCTAATGGTCGCTCTTGGTGTCGTTACTATGGTCGGTTGTTCGAGCATTGAAACAGCGGAAGACATTCAAAAAGCCGATTGCTATTTCCCTGATATGCCTTCAAAAGAAGCGCCAAAATGGGTTTGTGAAGTAACGCCCCAAGGTTACGAAATTATTGGTGTGGGTTACGCCAAGAAAAGTGTTGCTGGCTCAGGCATCATGCGTGAAATTGCGTTGAACAATGCACAACAACGTTTAGCCTCACAGATGGAAAATAACATCAAAAGTAAGTTTGATGCAGTCACTAGACAATCAAGCACAACGACTAAAACAGTCAGTGATGAACACGTTTCTGAAATGGTAGAAATCACCATAAACAACGTGGTTAGTACCGTTATTCGTGATGCACGTGTCATGACAACGCTAACTTCACCAACTGGTGGTATGTATACCTTAGTTGCAATGACAAACGATGCGTACCAATCAAATATGGCAGCTGCAATTGAAAAAGCACGTAACGATCAGGTGTGGAGCAAACTTGACTCAGAAGAAGCGCAAGAAGCAATGAAGCAAGCGTTAGCATCTTTAGAGGGGTAG
- a CDS encoding PTS sugar transporter subunit IIC: MEILMGIAALLAALCLFSLFSFKAPNGSAAMSGLADAAIATFLVEAIHKYVMGNLLGVAYLADFGNMVGGMGGIAAATLVMLRVGIQPVYAIVTGLAMANLGILEGFIVGYLFSFLAPLFKKYLPEGVDVIVGVLVLAPLARLLGIFISPALEMLMGTLANMITEATLFSPLAMGFMLGGLIKMVCTSPLSSMALTAMLGLTGLPMGIAAMACVGGSFTNGYIFHKLKLGKSSNTISVMLEPLTQAHIVTRNPVPIFMSNFIGGAFAGTIAAYFGIVNDAPGSAAPIPGLLASIAFNAPQTLFMATVAAAFAGLLGGVIGHQIYKRLLAERIPLQQFANG, from the coding sequence ATGGAAATTTTAATGGGAATTGCTGCGCTATTAGCAGCTTTATGTTTGTTCTCGCTATTTAGTTTCAAAGCACCTAATGGAAGTGCTGCAATGAGCGGCTTAGCTGACGCCGCTATCGCCACATTCTTAGTCGAAGCAATTCACAAGTACGTAATGGGTAATTTGTTAGGGGTTGCTTATCTTGCTGACTTCGGAAATATGGTCGGAGGTATGGGCGGAATAGCAGCGGCTACTTTAGTCATGCTTAGGGTTGGTATTCAACCTGTATACGCCATAGTAACGGGGCTAGCAATGGCCAACCTTGGTATCCTTGAAGGCTTTATCGTGGGCTACCTTTTCTCTTTCCTTGCCCCACTGTTCAAAAAATACTTACCGGAAGGGGTCGACGTCATCGTTGGTGTACTAGTGCTTGCACCACTCGCAAGGTTGCTGGGTATTTTCATTAGCCCCGCTCTTGAAATGCTAATGGGAACCTTAGCAAACATGATCACCGAGGCGACATTATTCTCACCACTAGCTATGGGCTTCATGCTTGGCGGGTTAATCAAAATGGTGTGTACTTCGCCACTCAGCTCGATGGCACTTACCGCGATGCTCGGCCTAACCGGTTTACCTATGGGGATCGCTGCAATGGCTTGTGTGGGCGGTTCTTTTACCAACGGTTATATATTCCACAAGCTAAAACTGGGCAAATCAAGTAACACCATCAGTGTAATGTTAGAGCCACTGACTCAAGCACATATAGTGACACGTAACCCAGTGCCTATCTTCATGTCTAACTTTATTGGTGGTGCTTTTGCAGGCACAATTGCAGCCTACTTCGGTATTGTGAATGATGCTCCTGGCAGTGCCGCACCAATTCCTGGATTACTTGCATCTATTGCTTTCAACGCACCGCAAACCCTCTTTATGGCAACCGTTGCAGCCGCATTTGCTGGGTTACTTGGCGGGGTTATCGGTCATCAAATTTACAAACGTTTACTGGCTGAACGCATCCCTCTTCAACAGTTTGCTAATGGTTAA